From a single Leptidea sinapis chromosome 19, ilLepSina1.1, whole genome shotgun sequence genomic region:
- the LOC126969935 gene encoding BSD domain-containing protein 1-A-like: protein MDTEKCDQNSSGVNTSKQDERSSGNWWDSWLTSAKTKSVEVYSMVKKDLDEIGTAVKSEASHVFNSTSTVIGKTLKLDDEDSPANVMKKSLSTFIGQVSTVLNPEPDDEDEDTEVILSSGDTMALSSYKKELESLQRVDATYIVPAYSAEFTAWRASLESDSVITAASAYKRLENSPLLKAQYQKLVPDAVSHDEFWERYLFRVALLQDRLAATSRRHTDEPVTEDPVLAHLPSQIKQEPIQTSPKSVLSGLTSESPDIDNVWKDEDFAHDLELTEEQQTLLLEEYEREMASKRNSKSTKDISNNNPENKDKNATDTSKTVGVNKNKKSPKKTKSDECGNLVEDYFGDNQVKDDASANSDESWEREFEIEEPVGQKA from the exons ATGGATACTGAAAA GTGTGACCAAAATTCTAGTGGTGTAAATACTTCCAAACAAGATGAGAGGTCATCAGGAAACTGGTGGGATTCTTGGTTAACATCAGCTAAAACAAAG TCTGTGGAGGTGTATTCGATGGTGAAGAAGGATCTGGATGAGATCGGGACTGCTGTGAAGAGTGAAGCGAGCCATGTGTTCAACTCTACGTCAACTGTCATTGGAAAAACTTTGAAG TTGGACGATGAGGATTCACCAGCCAATGTGATGAAAAAGAGCCTGAGTACATTTATTG GTCAAGTAAGTACAGTCTTGAACCCAGAGCCTGATGATGAAGACGAAGATACCGAAGTTATCCTTTCATCAGGCGATACCATGGCGCTCTCCAGCTATAAG AAAGAACTAGAATCGCTTCAACGCGTGGACGCTACGTACATAGTGCCGGCTTACAGCGCGGAGTTTACCGCTTGGCGAGCCAGCCTCGAGAGCGACTCGGTAATTACCGCCGCCTCCGCTTACAAGCGGCTGGAGAACAGCCCCCTGCTGAAGGCGCAGTACCAGAAGCTGGTCCCTGACGCGGTCTCACACGATGAATTTTGGGAGAG GTATTTGTTCCGTGTCGCGTTGCTGCAGGACCGACTAGCAGCCACGTCTCGCAGACACACCGACGAACCGGTCACTGAAGACCCGGTACTGGCACATTTGCCCAGCCAAATCAAACAAGAGCCAATACAGAC GAGTCCAAAATCAGTTCTCTCCGGGCTGACGTCAGAGTCTCCAGATATTGACAATGTTTGGAAGGATG AGGATTTCGCTCATGATTTGGAGTTGACAGAAGAACAGCAGACATTACTTCTAGAAGAGTACGAAAGGGAAATGGCGTCAAAGAGGAATAGCAAATCGACGAAAGATATCTCCAATAACAACCCCGAAAATAAAGACAAAAACGCCACAGACACAAGCAAAACTGTTGGCgttaacaaaaataagaaatcCCCGAAGAAAACTAAGTCCGATGAATGTGGGAATCTGGTGGAAGATTATTTCGGAGATAACCAGGTAAAGGATGATGCGAGTGCAAATTCAGATGAGAGTTGGGAGAGAGAGTTTGAGATTGAAGAACCCGTTGGGCAGAAGGCTTAA